The DNA segment CGGGTTCGCCCGCGTACCGCCCGACGAGGAACTCGCCGGTGGGGAAAGCGAGTTGCTCGACACCGTCGCTGGACAGGCCGTCGTCGATCTCCTGCCGGGTGGCGGCCCGCCGCCAGTAACGGCCTGCCACCTCGCCGTAGTAGGAGCGGCGCAGCGCGTACGCGTCGGGGGTGTCGAACGGCTCGGGGGCCACGATCCAGGTCACCGGAGGCAGTGTCGCCGAGGCGCCGCCGTTTGGCACCCGAATTCCGGGACACTCGAACGGCGTACGAATAACCGCCCGTCCGCGAGGAGGAAGGTACCCATGCCCACAGTCCTGATCGTCGCAGTGATCGTGGTGTTCGTCGCCGTTGTCGCCGCTTTTCTGTACTTCGCACCCGGCAGGGGGAACCGCCATGGCAGCCTGAGACGCCGCTTCGGCCCCGAGTACGACCGGGTGCTGGCGCGCCACGACGGGGACACCCGGGCCGCGGAGGCGGAGCTCGGTGAGCGTGTGAAGCGCCACGGCTCGCTGGAGACGCGTCCGCTGACCCCGGAGACGCGCGAACGGTACGTGTCCCGGTGGACCGGGCTCCAGGAGCAGTTCGTCGACTCGCCGCAGCAGGCGGTCGCCGAGGCCGACCGGCTCGTCGCCGCCCTGGCCCAGGAACGCGGATTCCCGGCTGCCGAGGACCGTGAGAACCATGTGGACGCGCTGTCGGTCCACCACCCGCACCACGTCAACGGCTACCGCACGCTGCACAGTTCGGTGGAGGCCGGAGCGGGCACCGAGGATCTCAGGGCCGCACTTCTCGAAGCGCGCGGGCTCTTCGGCGAGCTGGTGTCCACGAGGAAGCACGACCCGGACCGCAGGCCCGAACCGGTCCGCGACCGCCAGAAGGTGCTGCCGACGCGGCACCAGGCGAAGGGAGAGGGTGCGTAATGGCGTACGAACAGGAACGGCCGGAGCGGGCGGTTCTGCCGGAGCAGCGGGACGGGACGGAGCAGCCGGCGGCGGCGCCGGGGCAGACCGAGGCCGAGCGGGCCGGGCGAGCGGGCACGGTGTCCGATCCGACGGCGGGAGTCCAGGACCCGGTCGTCGGGAACGGCCCCGAAGGGACCGGCAACGCCCCCGGCTACAGGACCGGCTCGGGAGCACGCGGTTCGGATGCGCGCGGCTCCGACGGGAACGGCTCGGATCTGCGGGTCCCGGAGGTACGCGGCGACGGCTTCGAGGCGGGCACGGCGGGCGGCCACGCGACCGCGCCGGTGCCGGACTCCGTCGCGGAGGCGGGCGCGGAACCGGCCGCGGACGTACGGGGTACCGGGTTCGAGGCCGAGGAGGCAGCCCGGCACACCACCGCGCCCGCCACCGGCCACGGCCGGACCACCACGGCTGGCCAGCAAGCCACCGACCTCCCCGCGACCGCCCCGGCCGCCACTGAACCGGCCGCCGCCGGACTCGTGTCCGCCGGTGAGCGCGAGAAGCTGGAGCGCCGACTGCACGGAGCCGTCAGCGGTTTCGTGGACGCCCCGAGGGAGGCGGTCGAGCAGGCCGACCGGGTCCTCGACGAGACGGTCACCAGGGTGACCGCCCTCCTCGCCGAGCGGTCCAGGAGCCTGCGGACGTCCTGGCACGACAGGCGCGGCAAGGACGGAGCGACGGAGACGGAAGAGCTGCGGCTCGCGCTCCGCGCCTATCGCGAGGCGACGGAGCGTCTGCTGAAGCTCTGATCAGCCGTTCCTCGGGGCGGCCTGCTGGACGGCCTCGAAGGCCACAGGGACGAGCCGGAGGCGGCGGGCCTGGGACGCTCGCCGCTCTCTGCGCCGCCGCCGCGGGCATGGACGTGGCCGTCCACTGCGCGAAGTCGGCCCCCGCACCGGGTTGTCCAGGTGCGGGGCACCGTACCGAGCAAGTGACCGCCGAGAACTATGCGCTCTTGGGCGCCGCCTGCTGCACGACCTCGAAGGACCACACCGAGGAGCCGCTGGAGGCAGGCTTCGGGCGGTCGCCGCCGCCCTGGTGGGCCGCCTTCATGGGGCCTTCCATCCACGCCTGGAACGATTCCTCGTCGCGCCACCGCGTGTACACCAGGTAGTCGTCGGTGCCTTCGACCGGGCGGAGCAGCTCGAACCACTCGAAGCCGTCGGAGTTCTCCACCGTCCCCGCGCGGGAGGCGAACCGCTTCTCCAGTACCTCGCGCTGCTCGTCGGGCACGGTCAGGACATTGATCTTTACGACGCTGGGCACGTGGCACCTCTTACTGGACGAGACCGAACGTGGACACCTGATCTGGACCACGTGAGAGCAGTCTCGTACATCAGGCGGTAGAAACAGCGTGAAGACGACTCACAGTCGCCCCCGAAGCCTGGTGAGCCGTTTTTTCCAGGATCAATGTGCGCGTGAGGGCTGTACCGGCGCACTCTGCGTGTGGCGGGACTGAGCTGACCGTCGTTCGGCTCCCGCTCTCGGGCCACCGCGGCGTACCGTCAGGGTGTGAGCGAGCACCTTGGAGACAAGATCGGTCGACTCCGGCGCCTGGCCGACCTCACGCAAGAGGGAATG comes from the Streptomyces sp. NBC_01471 genome and includes:
- a CDS encoding antibiotic biosynthesis monooxygenase; protein product: MPSVVKINVLTVPDEQREVLEKRFASRAGTVENSDGFEWFELLRPVEGTDDYLVYTRWRDEESFQAWMEGPMKAAHQGGGDRPKPASSGSSVWSFEVVQQAAPKSA